From Streptomyces sp. NBC_00690, a single genomic window includes:
- a CDS encoding response regulator transcription factor, protein MHRILIAEDEAGIASFVEKGLRSNGFVTAVVGDGLSAYEHARAGDCDLMILDLGLPAVDGLTVLRKLRELRVTLPVVILTARDSVSDVVAGLETGADDYISKPFAFEELLARVRLRLRGEAGPEASVLRVGDMVLDLRTRRVHVDGRVAELSAREFALAEVFLRNPDQVLTREQLLSRVWGFDYDPGSNIVDVYVRYLRRKLGPDRVETIRGVGYRLRA, encoded by the coding sequence ATGCACCGGATTCTGATAGCGGAGGACGAAGCCGGAATCGCCTCCTTCGTCGAAAAGGGCCTGCGAAGCAATGGGTTCGTCACCGCGGTCGTCGGTGACGGCCTTTCCGCTTATGAACATGCGCGGGCCGGTGACTGCGATCTTATGATTCTCGATCTAGGACTGCCCGCAGTGGACGGGCTAACCGTCCTCCGCAAACTCCGGGAACTACGGGTGACCCTTCCCGTGGTCATCCTCACGGCCCGGGACAGCGTTTCCGATGTTGTAGCCGGGCTGGAGACGGGAGCGGACGACTACATCTCCAAACCCTTTGCCTTCGAGGAGCTGCTCGCACGGGTCCGCTTGCGATTGAGAGGTGAGGCCGGCCCGGAGGCTTCGGTCCTGCGTGTCGGCGACATGGTGCTTGACCTGCGAACCCGTCGCGTCCATGTGGACGGGCGGGTCGCTGAACTGTCGGCGAGGGAATTTGCCCTCGCCGAGGTCTTTTTACGTAACCCGGATCAGGTGCTCACCCGTGAGCAGCTGCTGAGCAGGGTCTGGGGCTTCGACTACGACCCGGGATCGAACATCGTCGATGTGTATGTGCGCTATCTCCGCAGGAAGTTGGGTCCGGATCGGGTGGAGACGATCCGGGGTGTCGGCTACCGACTGCGTGCCTGA
- a CDS encoding sensor histidine kinase, giving the protein MLLLVGVAMAAPTVGITVVWQAQLDNQVDARLQRRVDDLRQHATTRSYNNSAELVTEFLKVTPPGRDETFFSVVDGVADRRSPADTPGQVRLDRDASVVRMLGTVATPKSGWLDSKAGKVRYGVVKVEVAGDPRDVRLVVLEFRDRQLQEERRVAKMLMLTAFGALVCAGLASWLVAGRILAPIRLVRQTAARIGESDLTQRLDVRGDDDVAALAHTFNHMLDRLERAFTTQRRFLDEVGHELRTPITVVRGHLELMEDGPDETHMTRALLVDELDRMSRIVDDLLLLAKAERPDFLTVGETNLTDLIVDVVAKARALGHRHWRVAAVSEATVLVDGQRLTQGLIQLAANAVRHTLDGDLIEMGSAVREGRVLLWVRDTGPGVGPVDRDRIFGRFVQAGRVASPAQAGTGIGLGLAIVREIAEAHGGTAWVEDAETGGARFVLDLPAYFPWQRGHHAPDSDSGGRSRNRLLRRKGPAKQWVRHRGRR; this is encoded by the coding sequence ATGCTCCTTCTGGTGGGCGTGGCCATGGCCGCGCCCACCGTTGGCATCACGGTCGTCTGGCAGGCACAGCTGGACAACCAGGTCGATGCGCGGCTGCAACGACGGGTCGACGACCTGCGTCAACACGCGACCACCAGGTCGTACAACAACAGCGCCGAGTTGGTGACCGAGTTCTTGAAGGTCACCCCGCCGGGCCGGGACGAGACGTTCTTCAGTGTTGTTGACGGCGTTGCCGATCGCCGCAGCCCGGCGGACACCCCGGGTCAGGTGCGCCTCGACCGGGACGCGTCCGTCGTCAGAATGCTGGGCACGGTCGCCACCCCCAAGTCCGGCTGGCTGGATTCCAAGGCGGGGAAAGTCCGCTACGGGGTCGTCAAAGTGGAGGTCGCCGGCGACCCCAGGGACGTACGACTCGTCGTGCTGGAGTTCCGCGACCGCCAACTCCAGGAGGAGCGACGCGTCGCCAAGATGCTGATGCTCACCGCCTTCGGTGCGTTGGTCTGCGCCGGACTGGCCAGTTGGCTGGTCGCGGGACGCATCCTGGCGCCGATCAGACTCGTGCGACAGACGGCGGCGCGGATCGGTGAATCGGACCTCACCCAGCGGCTCGACGTCCGGGGCGACGACGATGTGGCCGCCCTCGCCCACACCTTCAACCACATGCTGGACCGGTTGGAGCGCGCCTTCACCACGCAGCGGCGGTTCCTCGACGAGGTGGGGCACGAGTTGCGCACGCCCATCACCGTCGTGCGCGGCCATCTGGAACTAATGGAGGACGGGCCGGACGAGACCCATATGACCCGGGCCCTCCTGGTCGACGAACTCGACCGGATGAGCCGCATCGTGGACGATCTGCTCCTGCTGGCGAAGGCGGAACGGCCGGACTTCCTCACGGTCGGCGAGACCAATCTGACGGACCTCATCGTGGACGTGGTCGCCAAGGCCAGGGCGTTGGGACACCGGCACTGGCGGGTGGCCGCGGTCTCCGAGGCGACCGTCCTGGTCGACGGTCAGCGGCTCACCCAGGGGTTGATCCAACTCGCGGCCAACGCGGTGCGGCACACCCTCGACGGAGATCTCATCGAGATGGGCTCGGCCGTGCGCGAGGGCCGGGTCCTGCTCTGGGTACGGGACACCGGCCCCGGGGTGGGACCGGTGGACCGGGACCGGATCTTCGGCAGATTCGTCCAAGCAGGGAGGGTCGCCTCACCCGCACAGGCGGGTACGGGTATCGGCCTCGGGCTCGCCATCGTGCGGGAGATCGCCGAGGCGCACGGAGGTACCGCGTGGGTGGAAGACGCAGAGACCGGAGGCGCCCGATTCGTACTGGATTTGCCGGCGTATTTCCCCTGGCAGAGAGGACACCATGCACCGGATTCTGATAGCGGAGGACGAAGCCGGAATCGCCTCCTTCGTCGAAAAGGGCCTGCGAAGCAATGGGTTCGTCACCGCGGTCGTCGGTGA
- a CDS encoding class I SAM-dependent methyltransferase family protein, which translates to MNKRLGNVRWAAMRLLMNTVGRLSEGIRIGYRHGFDSGSMLDYVYVNKASGSWGVGRLIDRNYLNAIGWRAIRARRELLKDVLRKEIAERGDGVFVLDVASGPGRYLQDLVEEYAPGYLRVECRDLDQAGLTQGKERARSHGLQNISYVHGDALDPRPADRAPEVIVVSGLYELLLDDEAIAASIARLRSLLAPGGVLVFTTQTHHPQLEFIARVLPNRDGVLWEMKCRPVEKAEQWAREAGFDAVASRREQVGLFTVTTAGSASAADRSSQG; encoded by the coding sequence ATGAACAAGCGACTGGGAAACGTGCGTTGGGCCGCCATGCGACTGCTGATGAACACCGTGGGACGGCTCAGTGAAGGCATCAGGATCGGCTACCGCCACGGCTTCGACAGCGGCTCGATGCTCGACTACGTCTATGTCAACAAGGCATCGGGTTCATGGGGAGTCGGCCGTCTCATCGACCGCAACTACCTCAACGCGATCGGCTGGCGGGCCATCCGCGCCCGTCGCGAGTTGCTGAAGGACGTGCTGCGCAAGGAGATCGCCGAACGCGGCGACGGGGTGTTCGTGCTGGACGTGGCATCCGGGCCCGGCCGATACCTCCAGGACCTCGTCGAGGAGTACGCGCCCGGATACCTACGGGTGGAGTGCCGCGACCTGGATCAAGCGGGGCTCACCCAGGGCAAAGAGCGGGCGCGATCACACGGTTTGCAGAACATCTCGTACGTCCACGGTGACGCGCTGGACCCTCGACCCGCGGACCGTGCGCCGGAGGTGATCGTGGTGTCCGGGCTGTACGAACTACTGCTGGACGACGAGGCCATCGCCGCTTCGATCGCGCGGCTCCGCTCCCTGCTCGCCCCGGGCGGGGTGCTGGTGTTCACCACCCAGACCCACCATCCGCAACTGGAGTTCATCGCCCGGGTACTGCCCAACCGCGATGGAGTCCTGTGGGAGATGAAGTGCAGGCCGGTGGAGAAGGCAGAGCAGTGGGCCCGGGAGGCAGGATTCGACGCGGTCGCCAGCAGGCGCGAGCAGGTAGGACTGTTCACGGTCACCACCGCAGGCTCGGCGAGCGCCGCGGACCGGTCGTCACAGGGCTGA
- a CDS encoding anthrone oxygenase family protein, whose translation MAAVLLAFAIISTGLYAGFMLTFQTGIMPAFAQLTDEQFLTAMRRINEVVPRPLFLVTFVSIVLFPTLSVFFPVDGRTDYQRNLLISGLVCAVLNHVVTILGNVPLNNALEAAAKVTHSPSDGELRLAFEPRWNQYHLLRTMLAIGAFVLMVSSAL comes from the coding sequence ATGGCTGCCGTTCTCCTCGCTTTCGCGATCATCTCCACGGGTCTGTACGCAGGCTTCATGCTGACCTTCCAGACCGGGATCATGCCGGCGTTCGCCCAACTCACCGACGAGCAGTTCCTGACGGCCATGCGCCGGATCAACGAGGTCGTGCCGCGTCCTCTCTTCCTGGTGACCTTCGTTTCGATCGTCCTCTTCCCGACGCTGTCCGTGTTCTTCCCCGTCGACGGACGTACCGACTATCAGCGGAATCTCCTGATATCCGGTCTGGTGTGCGCGGTGCTGAACCATGTGGTGACCATCCTCGGGAACGTTCCGCTGAACAATGCGCTCGAAGCGGCGGCGAAGGTCACCCACAGCCCTTCCGACGGCGAGCTCCGGCTGGCGTTCGAACCTCGTTGGAACCAGTACCACCTGTTGCGCACGATGTTGGCGATCGGGGCCTTCGTCCTGATGGTCAGCTCAGCCCTGTGA
- a CDS encoding N-acetyltransferase, with protein MAMAVVRYSERPALWDRIPAQFAGVVPEYNLHGDINGDYWNRLFEDFPDYQFLLYDEEQDEVLGAGRSLPRSWDGTPEDLGPGLDDSIGRAFADHDAGRAPGGLCALGIEVAQRHQGKGLSKVLLDTMSATARIAGVDTVLVPIRPTWKDRYPLVPIERYASWTRDDGSPFDPWIRTQVKAGGAVTAASARSSRITGTVAEWESWTGMAFPEDGDYVFPGGLTTLYVDHSSDLGAYWEPAVWITHRVTTPTDAPRHG; from the coding sequence ATGGCCATGGCCGTGGTGCGCTACTCGGAACGCCCCGCCCTGTGGGACCGCATCCCAGCGCAGTTCGCCGGAGTGGTGCCCGAGTACAACCTGCACGGAGACATCAACGGCGACTACTGGAATCGCCTGTTCGAGGACTTCCCGGACTATCAGTTCCTGCTGTACGACGAGGAGCAGGACGAGGTCCTGGGTGCCGGGCGCTCCCTTCCCCGCAGCTGGGACGGCACCCCCGAGGACCTCGGCCCCGGGCTCGACGACTCGATCGGACGGGCCTTCGCCGACCACGACGCCGGCCGTGCCCCCGGGGGCCTCTGCGCACTCGGCATCGAGGTCGCACAGCGGCACCAGGGCAAGGGACTGTCGAAGGTGCTGCTCGACACCATGAGCGCCACGGCCCGGATCGCCGGGGTCGACACCGTCCTCGTGCCCATCCGACCCACCTGGAAGGACCGCTACCCGCTGGTGCCCATCGAGCGGTACGCCTCCTGGACCCGCGACGACGGCTCCCCGTTCGACCCCTGGATACGTACCCAGGTCAAGGCGGGAGGTGCCGTGACCGCCGCATCGGCCCGCTCGTCCAGGATCACCGGCACCGTCGCCGAATGGGAGAGCTGGACGGGGATGGCCTTCCCCGAGGACGGCGACTACGTCTTCCCCGGCGGGCTGACCACCTTGTACGTCGACCACAGCAGCGACCTGGGCGCCTACTGGGAGCCGGCGGTGTGGATCACCCACCGGGTCACGACTCCCACAGACGCTCCCCGGCACGGATAG
- a CDS encoding class I SAM-dependent methyltransferase codes for MSSEFRVRELVLGIQGMALLRRAIDGDEAFLKQRVDDIRRFVLSDEQLPGRGADVDELDAADGYASWSAIYDTLPSSYIEVEEPIVHEILDRLPAGAALDAACGTGRQTLALTSRGFRTTGVDQSPQMLDKARENAPEAQYRVGRLESLPLDDQSVDVAVCSLAMTHLPELDASVAELARVVKPGGRIVITDMHPFVISLQGQCLFVHGSEQLAFVRNHVHFASDYLNAFARAGLTVRACHEPLFNGRLAPGGYEEYIADAARAAWEGIPLIIAWELSVPA; via the coding sequence ATGAGCAGTGAATTCCGTGTCCGCGAACTGGTGCTGGGAATCCAGGGCATGGCGCTGCTACGGCGCGCCATCGACGGTGACGAGGCGTTCCTCAAGCAGCGCGTGGACGACATACGACGCTTCGTCCTCAGCGACGAACAACTGCCCGGCAGGGGCGCGGACGTCGACGAACTCGACGCCGCCGACGGCTACGCCTCGTGGTCCGCCATCTACGACACCCTGCCCAGCTCCTACATCGAGGTGGAGGAGCCCATCGTCCATGAGATCCTCGACCGGCTCCCCGCCGGCGCCGCGCTCGACGCCGCGTGCGGCACTGGCCGTCAGACCCTCGCCCTGACCTCGCGCGGGTTTCGCACCACCGGCGTCGACCAGTCACCGCAGATGCTGGACAAGGCCCGCGAGAACGCCCCGGAGGCCCAGTACCGGGTGGGACGGCTGGAGAGCCTGCCGCTGGACGACCAGTCCGTCGACGTCGCCGTCTGCTCCCTGGCGATGACCCACCTACCGGAACTGGACGCAAGCGTCGCGGAGTTGGCCCGCGTGGTCAAACCGGGCGGACGCATCGTCATCACCGATATGCACCCCTTCGTGATCTCCCTCCAGGGCCAGTGCCTCTTCGTCCATGGATCCGAGCAACTCGCGTTCGTCCGCAATCACGTCCACTTCGCGAGCGACTATCTGAACGCCTTCGCCCGGGCCGGACTGACCGTGCGCGCCTGTCACGAACCCCTCTTCAACGGCCGCCTGGCACCCGGCGGATACGAGGAGTACATCGCGGACGCCGCCCGCGCCGCCTGGGAGGGCATCCCGCTGATCATCGCCTGGGAGCTGTCCGTACCCGCCTGA
- a CDS encoding N,N-dimethylformamidase beta subunit family domain-containing protein — protein MTAGDFLALHVSTDAPIYRVRFYRLGEELEMVRESVWQPGSLHSAPPHPQGPPAGASPAADWDWPAMEFSIPPDWRTGIYLVQFIEGGPGSEDSAPLLDGSTIEGFEREFFIVRPRRPGEHSRILYKKSTFTRHAYNKSDRRDLERTASLYENPVYLDGSDGGPRGHKISLHRPGGVIDLAYWDAPFIAWLERSGYPVEYCTDLDLHENPELLSAYDLLLSVGHDEYWSQAMRSQVEEFISARGNVAFFSANTCWWRIHPVDQNSAFISDTDHQVGEDYPHLPATDQWWPPMPDGVGVPENSLTGVSFRNGGMWATSDGTWPGDRPRAGYSVQHADHWVYEGTGLRDGSADGVQDHLGAGTPLIGYECDGTAFTYDAEGIAWADGSDGTPDSFLILGIHLLNPTHDDFHHFKLGHWNCVAREPAVTSPRAATMGVYTAGGTVFTAGTTDWPVVCGRETDAAVVRVTRNVLDRLRTRTTADR, from the coding sequence GTGACGGCAGGCGATTTCCTTGCACTCCACGTCTCCACCGACGCACCCATCTACCGGGTGCGTTTCTATCGACTCGGCGAAGAGTTGGAGATGGTACGAGAATCGGTGTGGCAACCAGGATCGCTGCATTCCGCTCCACCGCATCCCCAAGGTCCGCCGGCCGGTGCATCTCCTGCGGCGGACTGGGACTGGCCCGCCATGGAATTCTCCATTCCGCCCGACTGGCGGACCGGGATCTATCTGGTGCAATTTATCGAGGGCGGCCCCGGTTCCGAGGACTCCGCACCGCTGCTGGACGGTTCGACCATCGAGGGCTTCGAGCGGGAGTTCTTCATCGTCCGACCGCGACGGCCCGGCGAACACTCCCGCATCCTCTACAAGAAGTCGACGTTCACCCGGCATGCGTACAACAAGTCGGACCGCAGGGATCTGGAGCGGACCGCCAGTCTCTACGAGAACCCGGTCTACCTGGACGGCAGTGACGGCGGTCCCCGCGGGCACAAGATCAGTCTGCATCGGCCGGGCGGTGTGATCGACCTGGCCTACTGGGACGCCCCCTTCATCGCCTGGCTCGAACGCAGCGGCTATCCGGTGGAGTACTGCACCGACCTCGATCTGCACGAGAACCCAGAGCTGCTGTCCGCATACGACCTCCTGCTCAGCGTCGGCCATGACGAGTACTGGAGCCAGGCAATGCGGTCCCAGGTCGAGGAGTTCATCAGCGCCCGTGGGAACGTCGCCTTCTTCAGTGCGAACACCTGCTGGTGGCGCATTCACCCCGTCGACCAGAACAGCGCATTCATTTCTGACACGGATCACCAAGTGGGGGAGGACTATCCACATCTCCCGGCCACCGACCAATGGTGGCCTCCGATGCCCGACGGGGTCGGAGTACCGGAGAATTCCCTGACCGGTGTGAGCTTTCGCAACGGCGGCATGTGGGCGACATCGGACGGCACCTGGCCGGGCGATCGGCCGCGCGCCGGATATTCCGTACAGCACGCGGACCACTGGGTCTACGAGGGCACCGGACTACGCGATGGATCCGCGGATGGAGTTCAAGACCATCTGGGCGCCGGAACACCGCTCATCGGCTATGAATGCGATGGCACCGCATTCACCTACGATGCCGAAGGAATCGCCTGGGCCGATGGCTCGGACGGCACTCCGGATTCATTCCTCATTCTGGGGATCCATCTCCTGAATCCGACGCATGACGATTTCCATCACTTCAAGCTCGGCCATTGGAACTGTGTCGCACGCGAGCCCGCAGTCACCAGTCCGCGCGCCGCCACGATGGGCGTGTACACGGCAGGCGGAACGGTGTTCACGGCCGGCACCACCGACTGGCCGGTGGTGTGCGGACGGGAGACGGACGCGGCGGTGGTGCGCGTCACCCGAAACGTGCTGGATCGGTTGCGGACGCGGACCACAGCAGATCGCTGA
- a CDS encoding HAD family hydrolase, which translates to MTAIRGVVFDFYGTLVRMVPPLPPDHRSIFARHGLVEAGRRWGDQWSVGPGEGEEHRAHSGSERAYTAWERDRLRSRARACGVPGDQLEELVAEVDRAMKDLHLALFDDVPGALAELRSRGVRVAVCSNWYWHLDRSLADVGLTDLIDVSVSSARVGARKPHPLIYRAVLDRLGLTPEETVFVGDVWRPDVEGPLTAGMRAVHLWRADRAVDGQAPPLVPGAARISGLAELSDLLWSASATDPARFG; encoded by the coding sequence ATGACAGCGATCAGGGGAGTCGTCTTCGACTTCTACGGAACCCTGGTGCGGATGGTCCCGCCGCTGCCGCCCGACCACCGCTCGATCTTCGCCCGTCATGGGCTGGTGGAAGCGGGTCGCCGCTGGGGGGACCAATGGTCCGTGGGGCCGGGGGAGGGTGAGGAACACCGAGCCCACTCCGGTAGCGAACGGGCGTACACCGCCTGGGAGCGAGACCGGCTCAGAAGCCGGGCCCGGGCCTGCGGGGTGCCGGGCGATCAGTTGGAGGAACTGGTCGCCGAGGTCGACCGGGCGATGAAGGACCTTCATCTCGCCCTGTTTGACGATGTGCCGGGAGCACTCGCCGAACTGCGCAGCAGGGGAGTGCGGGTGGCGGTCTGCTCCAACTGGTACTGGCATCTGGACCGGTCCCTTGCGGACGTCGGCCTGACGGATTTGATCGACGTGTCGGTCAGTTCCGCACGGGTCGGCGCCCGCAAGCCCCATCCCCTCATCTATCGCGCGGTGTTGGACCGGCTGGGACTGACGCCCGAGGAGACCGTGTTCGTCGGCGATGTCTGGCGCCCGGATGTGGAGGGGCCGCTGACAGCGGGGATGCGTGCGGTCCACCTATGGCGTGCCGATCGGGCCGTCGACGGACAAGCGCCACCGCTCGTGCCGGGCGCCGCCCGGATCTCCGGACTCGCGGAGCTCAGCGATCTGCTGTGGTCCGCGTCCGCAACCGATCCAGCACGTTTCGGGTGA
- a CDS encoding serine/threonine protein kinase has translation MTEQSDSATDLNTGLTSTADSRPLRVNAWNGWDPLRHVIVGRAEGTVVQAPEHAVRRDYPDDGFPLGTYGPMPAEMVAEADEQLDNFAKLLSDRGIRVDRPTPIDFTQQVSTPEWSHDSMFGCMPPRDLLLTVGNEVLEATMSYRSRWFEYLCYRPVLQNLFEGDSNMRWEAAPKPRLTDDSFKPGFWDEFNGQSTEEQLARVRDYDLVLTEAEPLFDAADVARFGKDLFVQLSFVTNRSGYEWLKRHFPDHRVHAVTSTNTHPLHIDSTWVPLRPGLVLHCGERLADAELMEFYKLNDWEVIEAVQPASWDHPPKLSFCSPWLAANMLNLDQNTLCVEEKEERLSEQLSSYGFEIVPVPFRAVGPFGGGLHCSTVDIERDGVLEDYFPRRYGRF, from the coding sequence GTGACCGAGCAGAGCGACTCCGCTACGGATCTCAACACCGGTTTGACCAGCACCGCCGACTCCAGACCCTTACGGGTCAACGCCTGGAACGGCTGGGACCCGCTGCGGCACGTCATCGTCGGACGGGCCGAAGGCACCGTGGTCCAGGCACCCGAACACGCGGTGCGTCGGGACTACCCCGACGATGGATTCCCCCTGGGCACCTACGGCCCCATGCCGGCCGAAATGGTTGCAGAGGCGGACGAACAGCTCGACAACTTCGCCAAGCTCCTGTCGGACCGTGGCATCCGGGTGGACCGCCCCACCCCCATCGACTTCACCCAGCAGGTCTCCACCCCGGAGTGGAGCCATGACTCGATGTTCGGCTGCATGCCGCCGAGGGACCTCCTGCTGACCGTGGGCAACGAGGTCCTCGAAGCGACCATGTCGTACCGCAGCCGCTGGTTCGAGTACCTCTGCTACCGGCCGGTGCTCCAGAACCTGTTCGAAGGCGACAGCAACATGCGGTGGGAGGCGGCGCCCAAACCGCGACTCACCGACGACTCCTTCAAGCCCGGATTCTGGGACGAGTTCAACGGGCAGAGCACCGAGGAGCAGTTGGCCCGGGTCCGCGACTACGACCTGGTGCTCACCGAGGCGGAACCCCTCTTCGATGCGGCCGATGTCGCCCGCTTCGGCAAGGACCTCTTCGTCCAACTCTCCTTCGTCACCAACCGCAGCGGCTATGAGTGGCTCAAGCGCCACTTCCCCGACCACCGGGTCCATGCCGTGACCTCCACCAACACCCATCCGCTGCACATCGACTCCACGTGGGTCCCCCTGCGGCCTGGCCTGGTCCTGCACTGCGGGGAGCGACTCGCCGACGCGGAGCTGATGGAGTTCTACAAGCTCAACGACTGGGAGGTCATCGAGGCGGTCCAGCCGGCGAGTTGGGACCACCCTCCCAAACTGTCGTTCTGTAGCCCCTGGCTCGCAGCGAACATGCTCAACCTGGACCAGAACACGCTCTGCGTCGAGGAGAAGGAGGAGCGCCTCTCCGAGCAGCTGTCCTCCTACGGGTTCGAGATCGTGCCGGTCCCGTTCCGCGCGGTCGGTCCCTTCGGCGGTGGGCTGCACTGCTCCACGGTGGACATCGAGCGCGACGGCGTGTTGGAGGACTACTTCCCCCGCCGGTACGGACGGTTCTGA
- a CDS encoding extracellular solute-binding protein → MTPRRLRWSAYLGTLLLLGTAACGSSDDSNGSSGGDKLTVWLAVDARESWPGMVKSANERFNKKHPGVDVEIQYQQWPSKNQKLDAVLAGRDTPDVVEMGNSETANYILNGAFIPLDAKKFDQSDTWLEALSEACQSEGKTYCVPYYAGARIGVYRTDYFSQAGVTAPPETFPELISALDKLKQKYGSKDPNFSALYLPGRYWSAAMAFLKDAGGEMAVKTDGTWKGALSSPKSIQGLTQWKKLIDSYYVGDRSKDNGDQPAVIGQGKVGVFYGNTWEAQASADSRSGGNPALKGKLATFTFPGPSGEVLPPFLGGSTLAIPAKSRNQELAAEWIRIFTDRESQRQLIAANTLPNNTVQLKDVPADGINGPAAKAAERGWITPQAPGWTSVEKSNILPETLERIATGKDSVEKATKEADRRINAVINER, encoded by the coding sequence ATGACACCGAGAAGGCTTCGCTGGTCCGCTTACCTGGGAACTCTCCTGTTACTCGGGACTGCGGCCTGCGGTTCGTCCGACGACTCGAACGGCTCGTCGGGCGGGGACAAGCTCACGGTCTGGCTCGCCGTCGACGCCCGGGAGAGTTGGCCCGGCATGGTGAAGTCGGCCAATGAGCGCTTCAACAAGAAGCACCCCGGTGTCGACGTCGAGATCCAGTACCAGCAGTGGCCCAGCAAGAACCAGAAGCTCGACGCCGTACTCGCGGGACGTGACACCCCCGACGTCGTCGAGATGGGCAACAGCGAAACAGCCAACTACATCCTCAATGGCGCCTTCATCCCCCTTGACGCCAAGAAGTTCGACCAGTCCGACACCTGGCTCGAAGCGCTGTCGGAGGCGTGTCAGTCCGAAGGCAAGACCTACTGCGTGCCGTACTACGCGGGCGCCAGGATCGGCGTCTACCGCACCGACTACTTCAGCCAGGCGGGAGTCACCGCCCCACCGGAGACATTCCCCGAACTCATCTCGGCCCTCGACAAGTTGAAGCAGAAGTACGGCAGCAAGGACCCCAACTTCTCCGCCCTCTATCTGCCCGGCCGCTACTGGTCGGCGGCGATGGCCTTCCTCAAGGACGCCGGCGGCGAGATGGCCGTGAAGACCGACGGCACCTGGAAGGGTGCGCTGTCCTCGCCCAAGTCGATCCAGGGCCTCACCCAGTGGAAGAAGCTCATCGACTCCTACTACGTGGGAGACCGGTCCAAGGACAACGGCGACCAGCCCGCCGTCATCGGACAGGGCAAGGTCGGCGTCTTCTACGGCAACACCTGGGAGGCCCAAGCCTCAGCCGACAGCCGCTCCGGTGGCAACCCGGCGCTGAAGGGCAAGCTCGCCACCTTCACCTTCCCCGGCCCCTCGGGAGAAGTGCTGCCTCCGTTCCTCGGCGGCTCCACCCTTGCCATCCCCGCCAAGTCCCGCAACCAGGAGCTGGCAGCGGAGTGGATACGGATCTTCACCGACCGAGAGTCCCAGCGTCAGCTGATCGCCGCCAACACCCTGCCCAACAACACGGTCCAGCTGAAGGACGTGCCCGCTGACGGCATCAACGGCCCGGCAGCCAAGGCGGCCGAGCGCGGTTGGATCACCCCGCAGGCACCCGGTTGGACCTCGGTCGAGAAGTCCAACATCCTTCCCGAGACGCTGGAGCGGATCGCCACCGGAAAGGACTCGGTGGAGAAGGCCACCAAGGAGGCGGACCGCAGGATCAACGCGGTGATCAATGAGCGCTGA